TTGCAGGGGTGCCTCTCAGACTGCCAGGAGAGGTTGGTGGCTACCACAGCAACAACTGTCCAGTTCATAAGGAGCACGTGGCAGCACGTGGCACCCATGCGAAACACCATGGGTGCAGCATTTCAAGTTCAAGGCATTCTGCTCACAGGAAGTGCCAGGGCAGCGGAGAGGACAGACCGAGCACTGGGAAGAAGGGGACAGAAAGGAGGAGCCCTTGTTGtctccttgtgtgtgtgtgaccaccCGGGGCCAGCTACAAGCGCAGAGTGTGGCGTCTTGCCTGGCTAAGGGCAGCAGCAGTGCTGGGGTCAGGTGGGCAGGCAGCTCTGTGTGGACTGTGGGGCAGCAGGCCTCTGCAGAGGAGCAGGTCCAAGTGCCAGCCCACCAAGGGTCAGTGTGTTTGAGATGGTGCCTCACTGAGCCAGACCACTCCTGGTCAGTGGGGACAGGTGTACATACACCTGGCTCCAAAGAGTCTCATCACATGAAAGTGGCACCTCACAACCACACCAACCAAGGTGCCTCCCTGCACAGCGCCAGCTTGTTTTCTGTTCTGGCAGCATTGGGAATAGAAGCCAGgggtgctccactactgagctgcACGCCCAGcctttttagacaggatctcctgagttgcttagggcctcactaagctgcccaggatGACCTGGAATTTACAATCCTCGAGTCTTGGCCTCAtgtgcctctgggattacaggcgtaggCACTGTGCCAAGccatttttttggtggtgctggggcttgaacccagggccttgtgcatgaaaggcaagcactttaccaactgggctgtatccccagccccaagctactattttaaattaaaaagcaaattacgTGTTtgcccagcaaaagtgaggaccctggttcaatctccagctccataaaacacaaagataaataacGAGTtgagggctggagctgtggctcactggCAGAGTTCCTGCCTGGCATATATTAgacaccgggttcaatccttagcacagcataaagatagataaaataattactaaaaagAATAAGTTGAAAAGTGTTTCAAGTGCTTTCTTTGGCAGCAatgtacaataaaaatggaaCGACAGAGGAAATTAGCACACTTCTTGTGCAAGGATGACACACAAGGGAGGCATtccatattccatttttttttttttggtagtgctggagactgaactcaaagccttgtgcatacaaggaaagcactctaccaactgagctgtagccccagccccGCACTCCATatttctgagaaaagaaaaaagtatttggaaaagacacagaaaaggaTTAAGTCAATCAAAAAATGAGCCAGTAGGGCTGGGGcagcttggtggcagagcaccTGGCCAGGACGTGAGGACCCATGTTCCACGAACACCAAAGCAAGGACTGAGAAACCGTGCTGAAGAGTGACAACAGACAGCAAGAAAACAGACAGAGAGGAGGCCCCGCGCCCCATTCACCTGACAGGTCCCCACAACTCCCCAAGAAACTACTTCTTTTGCAGAGTCACCTCTTGACTCAGAGGAAATCGGAGCAGGCAGAGAGCCACTGGGACACAGCCCCACATGGCAAGCTGTCCGGGGCTGTAAGTGCCAGCGAGCAGCAGACCGTAGGCCTGCTTGGCCTTCAGCGAGTACGCAGCACCAGGCTTGCCTGGCGGACCCACCCACAAGGACCACAGCAGCAGAGGCCACTGTCCCAGGGAGAGTGCTGCCCTGGGAGGCTGCAGGAAGGACCAGGCACATCAGGGCTGAGTCACAAAGCAATGAGACACTAGGAACTCTTGAATGCTGGGGATGGGGCCTTCCCACTGTATGCCACAGcgcacacagagacacacacgcTATGTGGACCACGTGTACATGTGTGTTCACACGCCACACTTTTCTGGgacacaaagaaggaaaaaataccaccatgttttcaaaaacaaagaagaggCCAGAAATTGGGCTGAACTGGCTGGGCACTTCTGACTGGGGTTGGTGTCCCCATCTGCAACTGCTGCCCCTGGGCAGAGGTGGCCTCCAACAGGCTAGAAGGCAGGAAGCACTTGTCAGCCTTGTTAGCAGAAGCAGGTGGCCCTACTCTGGGGTTCAGAGCCCCGTGCTCACCGGATGATGTCCGTGTACTCCCGGTCCTTCCCCTTACTCTCTTTCCACTTTCTGTACATCACAGAGGCATCCACATTGGCCGGTGAGAAGGTGTTGGGCTCGTTGAGCAGGGAGATCACACTCAGGAGGATGGTCCTAGGGGGACGAGTGGACTGGAGTGCGGTGGCTGCAGAACCCAGACTTCCATCTCTCTCAGGCCCCAACTACTGAGGCCTCAACCCAGGAGCCCCTAGAGGCCCCCGTGGGCACTGTCTGATCTGCTCACACTTCAGGGCACCACCAGGCAGCAGGAGCTGGAGTGGATAGGGGCTGCTTCCAGACTGAGGGCTGCCCTCAGAGACACACAGCATCAGGAGCCCACCCTCAAGCTGGGGCTCCCAGGGTGAGCAGCAGATGCCTTGGGATCTCCCCAGGGTCTGGTTTCTGGGTGGACAGCACAGTGCCACAGGCACTAGAGACACAGACGCCTCTTCCCACGTGTCCCCAGGGCCAGTCCAGGGCACAGGTGCCACCAGACTTGCATGGTGGGCCTAGCCTCACCTGACGTTCTGTGTGGGGTTCCACCGCTCCGAGGGCAGCTCCCCACTCTGTGGGTCATCAACAGGTGGGTGGAGAATGGAGATGCATACGTCCCCTGTCTGAGTGAGGGAGATAGCGGGTTAGCCCTGGCCAGGCTCCCACTGCCTGCTCCACCGGAGGCGTGACCACGGGGAGGCAGAGGCCTGTGCGAGGCTTGTGTGCGCTCACCTCATAGATGTTTGGGTGCCACATCTTGGTCAGGAACCGAAAGGCTGGTGGAGAGTAAGGGTAGTCAATGGGGAACTTGAGGCGAGCCTGTGGGGTGGGAACAGCAGGGGTGGCTCAGTGCGGGCTAGGCCCTGGCAGAGTTCCATTTCAGAGGACACtctctgggtgtctggggagtgTGTCCCATGATGGACAAGTGACTATCTAGGCCAAGGAGGAACAGGGCTCACTGTCCAGTCTCTTGTGGGCCTAGGGTCAAGCCAAAGGCCATTGTCCACGATAGGCTGCCTCAAGCCTTTCTGAGGTTGCCTGGGTGGATCCAGCCCCACGACGTGCAGGTGAGAACGTGGGAACGCCAGAGGCTGGCAGGGCGCCAGGTACCCGGAGACTCGCGGCCCCAGCCCAGCATGGCTCGTCTGTCCTCTGGGAGACTTATTCCTCGTCACTGCCTCTCTGAGGGCTACTCAGGCCAAGGGTCTGAGCCACCGGCACCAGTGCCAGAGCTGCTCACCTGTGGCCAGAGCCCTGATGCTGCTCCTGCCTCTGGTTCTCAGCAGGTAAGAAAGGAATCGTTGATGTTTGTTTGGGGGGGGCCAGCATCTTGGGGGTGCTGTGAGCTCCAAGAGGTGGACACTAGGCCCCTAGAAATCTTATGGAGAGGGACGCCTCCATGTCCAGGGAAAACATGCTGAGGCCAGAGTGACCTTGGAACCTGGGTCTGACACCTGCCCAACAGTTGCTCAAGACTTCAAGGCACCCCTAGACTCCTGCCAGGTTTCTACGCCTGGATTTTGAGCCTCACCCAACTCATCCCCTGCACCTGTTACTCTCAGCATCTCTAGAGATCCCTTTTACCATTTCACACATCAAGGGTCACAGAAGGAGAGACCCTGCCTAAGGGAGGAGCCCCCCCTCCTGGTGCTAGAGCTTTGCCTGCAGCACGCTGAGAGGAACGCCCCACAGGAAGCCACTGGGAAGCAATGGTGGCCCCCTACGACTTCCACATCCCCTTGACAAGTCTTTGCCCACACCGCAGCCAACCATGCCCAAGACAGGGGCGCCAACCTTAGTCCCACACTGGCTTCTGAGGACAGACCTGTGGCAAACATGATCCTAGCCTGACACCTCTTTCTCTAGAAATGGGACGATCCCCCTAAAGCCAACCCTGGAGGCTCTGCCCACCAGGCCCTGCAGCCATTTGGTGGGTAGGGCCAGAGACCCAAAACCTTTGCTTCCTGACTGCAGCCTTGCCTAGAAGCCTGGCCTGGCCTCAGGGCGGGGGAGTTACCCCATTCTGGGTGCTGCCATAACTATGAAGTGCTCTTGGAGACTTTTCAAACTGGACTGCTCCATGGGTGGGGATGCAGGAACACTCAAACCTGTTCCCCTACCCACCCCTGCCCTAAGACCTGGGACCCCAACTCAGCAACTGCCCCCAAGTAGACAAGGCAGGTGCCCTCACTCACTGGAAACAGACCTGTCTTGGCCTCACCCGGCAACTGGGACCTGGGCTTTGGTTTCTCTCTGTTTGTATGTGACAGTGGGGACGGATCCTGGGGCCCTGAGAATACCAgagcaagcattttaccactgacctacgTCCCCGCTCTTGCTAAGCTGCCCGGGCTGATCTTCCCCTTgcccttctcctgcctcaggctccatcCTGAGGAGCTGGGAAGACAACcgtgcaccaccactcccggTTTCTGCTCCCACCTTAGGTAGGGAGACCCCAGTCTTGCTCCGCTGGCTCCAGAACAAGGTCCTGTGACCCTTAGAGGAATCCAAAGCTATGACTGGGCTCAGATCGGTTCGGTGGAGAAAACCGCCCTGACTGTGGCCCATGTTCTTGTCACATAAGGCAGAATCTGACAGTCTGGGGGACAGCCCTCGGCTCCCTGCTCCCAGCAGCAAAAGCACCCGCTCATCCTTAAACCACCAGAGGGCAAAAAAAAATGCCCGGAGAGCAGCCCGAGAGCGCAGAAGCCGCCCGCTCGGCGGGACCTGCGAGGCTGGCGGCGTGCAGCAGCCCCGGCTTCGCAGCTCGCCTGGGCCCGGCCGGGCCTGCGGGCGCAGCACGGGGGGCGCGCCGCCGAGACCCGGTTACATAAGGCAGGGCGGGGCGCCGAGCCGGCCGCCGCTCACCTTGAAGTAGCCGCCCTCGTAGTAGGTGTTGGGAGGCCCGAAGATGGCCACCTCCCAGTTGTACAGGTCGCCCTCGTCCACCAGCGTCACCCGGAAGCCCTCCACCGGCTCCTCCTGCAGCCCCTTGAGCTCCAGCAGCAGCGCCTTCTGCGAGCTGGGCACCAGTGGCCGGGCCATGGCGGCGGCGGAGGCGGCGGAGGGTCCCGGGGCCGGGGGCGCGCCGGGACGCGGGGCCGCCGCGAGCTCGCGGGACGGACCGGTCTGCGCGCTGGCCGGGGGGGAGCCGCCGCCTTCCTCCGCtacgccgccgccgccgccgcccgtgGCCCCCGAGCGCTCCACCCGCGCCGCCGCcggcgccgccgccgcccgcctcGGCCTGACCCGTGCGCCCCACCCGCCGCGCCTGCGCGCCGACGCCGGGCCCCGACTGCGCCTGCGCGCCCGCCCGCGGGGCACGCCGGGAAGCGCAGTCCGCCGCCCGCCGCGCAGGCGCTCGCGCTGCCGCCCGGAGCAGAGACGCCCCGCCGCCGAGCTCCGCGGACGCCTGTGCGCGGGAGGCGGGCTGCTCCTTCTGGCGCGGTCGTCGCGGCTCTCGGGGCCTTTTTTGTGACGTCCTGGCGGGGGTGGGGCCGGGGGGCGGGGGCGACCCTCCTGCTTTTcggggctggaggaggcggggTGCGCGGAGAGGGCAGGCGATCCGCGGGCTTCCTGCGAAGCCGGGCCGAGGGTTCTGGACCACCTTCCCATTGGGCATCCTCTTGGCAGCTTTGGTTCTGCACTCGGTTCACGCCAGGGCCCACCTGGTGGACCCCGGCTCCCGACCGTGACGGAGCCTGGCCTTTCCTTACCCCGTCAATGGAGTCTGAGCCCCAACCTGATGGAGCCTGACCCCCTGACCCCTCGATGGAGTCTGAGCCCCCACCCTGATCCCCCACCTTGAGGGTCTCCCCTAAAACCCCCGTGGAGCCTAGGCTCCACCCTGACACCCCACCTTGGCCTCCACCCAACCTGGTGGAGCCTGGACCATGATTGGTGGTGCTCTCCTCTTTGAGCCCACCCGAGTCTTGCGTGAGACGACGACCAGAGGCAGCAAGGAGGTACCTGGAGGAAGTGCGCATGAGGGGAAACAGCCTTGCAAAGACCCTGAGGTGGGGCAAACCGGGCTCAAGAGGCCAGCAGACCCCTGACCCTGGGCTCCACTGACCCTGAGCTCTGGCCTGCTGGGTCCTCTTCAGATACCTCCTGGCTACCTGGACTTTGGTCTGGCCATGGCAGCTTAGCAAGCCTCTGGCAGGGAGGACCTGCTGCCTGGGGCCTCTCATGACGTGGCTGGCACAAGTGCTGCGCATTGGGCAGCTGTGGCAAGCCTCAGGCCGGGTGGGGGCGGCTCCCTCGTGTCCTGTCCCTGCCCTCTGAAGCTGCCATGTCAGCTGGAAATGGGAAAGGAAACATCAGAGGTGAGGTAGGCAGAGGAATCTAAGGAAGCCCTGGTCAGTGACAGCTCCACGTGCTGCTCAGAGCTGCCCTTGGCCCTCCTCCCAGGCCCTTCTGCCCCACAACCTGGGAGGTGGGGGGTGCCCAGTCAGTGCTGCCTGCCTGGTGTGCCCTCTTGGGCGTGGAGTGTTCACGGATCCCATTCTCTGAGGTAGGCTGTCCTTGTTGTCACAGAGTTGGTGTGAGGCAGCTCATCAGTAGACAATAGTTGGAGTTGACCCTGGCTCTTCCTTTGAGTTGTCCAAATCTCCCCACACCCCTTGCCCCAGGGCAGGCAGGGGACCCCTGGAAAGACTGCTCCTGGCCCTGGAACATCCTGGAGTgatgaggggggggggggcatttttTGCCACAGCACTCTTCCCTTGGGGTGGGCACTCGAGGTTTAGACTGACACCAAGCCCGGGCTGCAGGGCCAGGTTGTCCAATCAGTGTCCCAGCTCCCAGTTGCAGGGACTGGCTTGGGCATCTGATGAGATGCAGCTTGGGGACCTGCCTTGGGAACAGAGAGCCAAGTTGGAGGGCTTCTTCACCATGTGGCCTGTGAACAAGGTGAGCTGCAGGAAAGCTGAGCCCATGGGCAGATGATGCGAAGAACCCCCTTGGTGTTCCTGGATTTGCCATGCAGGGGCAGCAGGGGTTCTGAGGTGGCGTCAGCGAAGGACCCTGAGCTGGGTCACCCTGGTCATTGGGACCCAGGGTCACCACAGGGTCCTCatgagaggaggcaggagggccagAGTCAGAGGTGCTGCACCACTTGTGTGAATTTGTGGTAATTTaactcccttcctccttcccttcttctcctcTTGTGTACAAAACTTAGGTGCTGAGGATCCCTGCCTCAGGGGGCTCTGGACAGAGGGTGAGCAAGCTCGTGAACAAACCGCTTGGGGTAATAGTATTTCCTGTGTGTAAAAAAGCAGAGCTGACACAGTGGCCACACCTGTCACCTttgaccctggaggctgaggcaggagggttgcaagttccaggtcaacttagcaacttagggagaccttgtctcaaaaaaggcctggggatgtggctcaatggcagagcacccaCCTGTCACAAACCCTGGCCcaggtggctctgtccctgtggGCAGTGACACAGTAGGCACTTTTCCCTGAGACGCAGGGTTCAATACCACACATCCACAAGGGCAGGGGCAGCAAAGGCAAGAAATAGCAGGAAAGAAGTGGGAGAGGGAGGAACAGCAGGCCAGGGCTGGAGAGCAGGGGCAGCAGCGGGAGGTGTGGCCGGGGCTCAGGTAGGCGCCTCCTGGCAGGTGACCCTGGGGTGGACCAGCATGGGGGTGAGTAAGAGCCCTGTGGGTCTGAAGTCCTGTGTTGCACAGCAAGGTGGAGACAGGCTAGGGCAGAGGGCGGGAGGGGACAGGCTAGGGCAGAGGGCGGGAGGGGACAGGCTAGGGCAGAGGGCGGGAGGGGACAGGCTAGGGCAGAGGGCGGGAGGGGACAGGCTAGGGCAGAGGGCGGGAGGGGACAGGCTAGGGCAGAGGGCGGGAGGGGACTGAGGCAAATAGCAGCTGGGCTCTCTCAGCAACTTCTGGTGACACAGTGGCTGAAGAGTCCCACCAGCTGCTCCCAGATCAGTGCCCTAGCACTGTGTTCCCAGATGACTGTGTCATGCTGTGTCACACACCTGCCCCAAGCCAATCATGGAAGCCAGGGGACACTGGAATGCTCTACTTGGCCAGTGGTGCCCaggtggcaggggaggggtgggCTGGTGGGACAGGAAGCATGGGGCCACCTCTCATGCCCAGGATCCTGGGGCAGTCCCAGGGTGTCCCTATGCAGACACCAAGGAGGTGCTTGACTCTGGGGCTGTTAGAAGTCATATCCACGTGGGGCACTCCCGAGGACAAGAGAGGCCCCTCTTGCAGGACACCACAATGCCTTGGAGATGGCTGGATGGCAGGGAGGCTGGCCTCAGTGTAGTCTCCTGGGTGGGCAAGCCATGCTTGCCTCTGGGCGTCCCAGTCCTCTGAGAGCTCACGCTTGGCTGCCCTCTCTGCTTGGCTGGGGGTTCAAGTGGCTGCAAGTGCTTGAGCCCAGGCGGCTCCGTCCCTAACATGGGGGCACAGATTGCCCCAAAGCCTCCTGCTATGGAGTTTGCTGGGAGCATAGGCTTCAGAGCCCGAGTGGGAACAGGACCCTGGTGCTGCTCTGCTTGGCAGCAGGGCTGCCACCACTCCCGACACACTACTCACCCGCCATCCAACCTACACTAAACTTGGACTGGGGAGCGGCTGGGGCCACCCGCCAGTCTGAGAAGACAGATTCAACAGACCCACTGCGTAGGCCTCTCTCAGGCAGAGTGGGGTTGTCAGTCCTAGGTAGGAGGGAGGTGGAGGCCAGGCTCTGGGTGTGTGGGGTACAGATGCCTGAAGTCATGAAGTCTTACAGGGAGCTGGGGGGACCGCTGGTGGAGGTGGCACGGTGTGACTCTGGAGGGCCCCAGCCTGTTGGCCCTTGGTCTCCTCTCGCAGCCGCCTTCCTCCAGGCAGTGAGGGATAAGGAGGGGTGGAGATCCCACTGCCATCCCTCGGTGTCGCTGCCAGCTGCCCTCTTTGCTGGATggctagggaaactgaggcccaagagGAGCCACTGGAGTGGGCAGGGCTGTGGAAGGAGACTCAGGCTCCAGAGGAATGGGCTGGCTGGGCGGCCGGGTGGTGGGCCCACTTggcgcacgcacgcacgcacatgtgcatgcacacaggCCTCCACAGACTTTATTTCAGCTGAGCAGGGCTTGTGAGTGTGGGTGCACAGCTGTGGGGGTGCAGTGTCCTGGTG
This genomic interval from Marmota flaviventris isolate mMarFla1 chromosome 1, mMarFla1.hap1, whole genome shotgun sequence contains the following:
- the Cdc34 gene encoding ubiquitin-conjugating enzyme E2 R1 isoform X2, which gives rise to MARPLVPSSQKALLLELKGLQEEPVEGFRVTLVDEGDLYNWEVAIFGPPNTYYEGGYFKARLKFPIDYPYSPPAFRFLTKMWHPNIYETGDVCISILHPPVDDPQSGELPSERWNPTQNVRTILLSVISLLNEPNTFSPANVDASVMYRKWKESKGKDREYTDIIRLLEATSAQGQQLQMGTPTPVRSAQPVQPNFWPLLCF
- the Cdc34 gene encoding ubiquitin-conjugating enzyme E2 R1 isoform X1, which produces MARPLVPSSQKALLLELKGLQEEPVEGFRVTLVDEGDLYNWEVAIFGPPNTYYEGGYFKARLKFPIDYPYSPPAFRFLTKMWHPNIYETGDVCISILHPPVDDPQSGELPSERWNPTQNVRTILLSVISLLNEPNTFSPANVDASVMYRKWKESKGKDREYTDIIRKQVLGTKVDAERDGVKVPTTLAEYCVKTKAPAPEEGADLFYEDYYEDGEVEEADSCFGDDEDDSGTEES